The stretch of DNA TGTTATTTTTTATTATTACCAATCTGGCCTTTTGGTATTTTGGCGGCTTTTATTCCTTGGATTTAGCCGGCCTAGCTTCTTGTTTTACATTAGCCATTCCATTTTTCAAAAATACTCTGATTGGCGACCTGTTTTTTACTACGATTTTATTTGGGATTTATAGTCTGGCCCCATATTTACAGAAATTAACAGCAAGAAAGATTGTCCAAGGATAATCAGTATTATTTATATATTTGTATTAGTATGAAAATTCTCTTCATTATCCCTCCCTATGATCTCATGGCCAAGGGTTATGGCTCAAAGAAAAAATTGCGCGCTGGTTTTTTCCCACCCTTGGGCGTGGGTTATTTGGCCGCCCCGCTATTGCAATCTGGCCACAATGTAAAAATCATTGATTGTCCGCCGCTGGACTACCAAAACGAAGATGTCGGCCGGATAGTTGACGATTTTCGGCCAGATGTTATTGGTATTTCCTCTCTTTCTGCTTCGGCCGAAGAGGCTTACAGCCTGATAAAATATTTAAAAAATTTATATCCAGCAATTCCTATCATTTTTGGCGGGGCGCATGTTACCTGTTTCCCGGAAAAGATCATCGAGGCAGTGCCCATGGTTGATTGCCTTTCCTATGGGGAAGGGGAGATTACTTTCCAAAAAATTGTTGATTCTTTGATTAAAACAGGTACTATTGATAAAAATATCCCCGGCATCTGGGTCAAAAATGAGGCTGGTCAATTTGTAAAAAATCCGCCTCCGCCAGCCATTATGAATATTGATGAGCTCTTACCGCCGGCTTACGAATTGTATGACTATAGCATCTACATGCCCCTGCCTTTGCAATATAAAAAATTGCCAGCGGCCAACGTCATCACTTCCCGCGGTTGCCCTTGGGGACATTGTACTTTTTGTTTTGAATCTGGCCGCGCTTCTCAAAAGTATCGCCGCCATAGTCCTGAGCGAGTAGTTTCCGAAATAAAAAATCTTTATGAAAATTTTGGTATTCGCGAGATCACTTTTTGGGATGATAATTTTTTGGTTAATGAGCAGTGGATTTTAGAATTTTGCGATTTATTGGACGCCAGTGGCCTAAAAATTCCTTGGTCAGCCTGTGGCCGGGTGAATACCGTCACCAAAACCATGCTCGAACGCGCTAAAGAATCAGGCTTGTGGTGTGTTTTTTATGGTTTTGAGACCGGCAACGAAGATTTAT from Candidatus Kuenenbacteria bacterium encodes:
- a CDS encoding radical SAM protein, encoding MKILFIIPPYDLMAKGYGSKKKLRAGFFPPLGVGYLAAPLLQSGHNVKIIDCPPLDYQNEDVGRIVDDFRPDVIGISSLSASAEEAYSLIKYLKNLYPAIPIIFGGAHVTCFPEKIIEAVPMVDCLSYGEGEITFQKIVDSLIKTGTIDKNIPGIWVKNEAGQFVKNPPPPAIMNIDELLPPAYELYDYSIYMPLPLQYKKLPAANVITSRGCPWGHCTFCFESGRASQKYRRHSPERVVSEIKNLYENFGIREITFWDDNFLVNEQWILEFCDLLDASGLKIPWSACGRVNTVTKTMLERAKESGLWCVFYGFETGNEDLLLRIKKGATLEQARQAAQWTIDLGIDIRGSFMLGLPGETPGKALKTIQFAKDLKIPFAQFLLTFPEWGTELYDDALESGQMVSSYGGRTTATYVPAGYKNAEELRAMQKRAYHSFYFNPAFIWLHMKRLTSWSEIKQYYLGLKYILGVS